The DNA sequence CGTATTGCGATTACACCCTTTTAGCGCGGAGAGGGCGGCTAAGGCTCCACGCGCGTCACCGTGCCGCGGTTGAAGTAGACGATCGTCCTGGCGCCGTCGCGGGTGTAGATCCAGCGGTCGGTGTAGACGCCGACGCCGTGGACCGGGTGCGTCAAATCGGGCCAGCCCCAGGCGTCCCGGACCTCCCGCGGCGTCATCCCCGGGAGCACCTCCTTCCGGCGGATCGCCGCGCGCACCGCGCGCTCGCGCGAGAGCCGCTCGGCGACCGGGTCGGGGGAGGGCGGGGCCGCGGGGCCGCTGAACGGGGGCTGGGCGGGGAAGACGAACGGCCCCGTCTCGGGGCCGGTCTCCTCCTCCGGCTGCTCGTTTGAAACGGGGGTCGGGGAGGGGGCGGGCCCGGGAGGGGGCGGGTTGCTCTCCGCCTGCGCGCTCTCGTCCTTGTAGCGGGCGTCGCGCGTCTGCCACTCCTCCGCCAGCCGCCGGTCCTCCTCGGGCGAGTCCTTCCGCACGGAGACGATGGAGGAGCGCGACAAGAACAGCTCCGCCCCCCCCACGCGGAGGACGAGATGCGTGTCGGTCTCCCCGGCGATGACGCCCGTGTAGCGCGAACCGTTCGCGCAGGTCACGGTGTCCGCCGCGGCGGGGGAAACGATACACGCCGCCAGGAGCGGGGCGAAAGACAATCCGCGGCGGTTCACCGGGAGACGCTCCTTTCGTTCAGCGGTTGATCTGCGTCAGTACGCCGTTCTCGAAATAGAGGTCCACCAGGCCCTCCCCCTCGCGGCGGTAGGT is a window from the Chlamydiota bacterium genome containing:
- a CDS encoding outer membrane protein assembly factor BamE — translated: MNRRGLSFAPLLAACIVSPAAADTVTCANGSRYTGVIAGETDTHLVLRVGGAELFLSRSSIVSVRKDSPEEDRRLAEEWQTRDARYKDESAQAESNPPPPGPAPSPTPVSNEQPEEETGPETGPFVFPAQPPFSGPAAPPSPDPVAERLSRERAVRAAIRRKEVLPGMTPREVRDAWGWPDLTHPVHGVGVYTDRWIYTRDGARTIVYFNRGTVTRVEP